One stretch of Actinacidiphila sp. DG2A-62 DNA includes these proteins:
- a CDS encoding NAD-dependent epimerase/dehydratase family protein — protein MSSVQGKKILVTGGAGTIGSHLVDQLVRRGARQVVVLDNFVRGRRANLAQALPSGVVDVVEGDIRDAGLVAKLTEGAELVFHLAAIRITQCATEPRLANEVLVDGTFNVLEAAAAAGVRKVIASSSASVYGLAEQFPTTERHHPYNNDTFYGAAKAFNEGMLRSFHAMYGLDYVALRYFNVYGPRMDIHGLYTEVLIRWMERIAAGQPPLILGDGTQTMDFVDVRDIARANVLAAESDLTDVVFNIASGTETSLRALADALLETMGASGLEPEHGPARAVNGVTRRLADTSAAAGQLGFTARIGLREGLRDLVDWWRAERAADAASGADTDADTDAGAGADTDAGAGASVEASR, from the coding sequence TTGAGCTCGGTACAAGGCAAGAAGATCCTGGTCACCGGCGGTGCCGGCACGATCGGCTCGCATCTGGTGGACCAGCTGGTCCGGCGCGGCGCGCGCCAGGTCGTGGTGCTCGACAACTTCGTCCGCGGCCGCCGGGCCAATCTGGCGCAGGCGCTGCCCAGCGGCGTGGTGGACGTCGTGGAGGGCGACATCCGCGACGCCGGGCTGGTGGCGAAGCTGACCGAGGGCGCGGAGCTGGTCTTCCACCTGGCGGCGATCCGCATCACGCAGTGCGCCACCGAGCCGCGGCTGGCCAACGAGGTGCTGGTCGACGGGACGTTCAACGTCCTGGAGGCGGCGGCCGCGGCGGGTGTGCGGAAGGTGATCGCGTCCTCCTCGGCGTCCGTCTACGGGCTGGCCGAGCAGTTCCCGACCACCGAGCGCCACCACCCGTACAACAACGACACGTTCTACGGCGCGGCGAAGGCGTTCAACGAGGGGATGCTGCGCAGCTTCCACGCGATGTACGGCCTGGACTACGTGGCGCTGCGGTACTTCAACGTCTACGGGCCGCGGATGGACATCCACGGGCTGTACACCGAGGTGCTGATCCGCTGGATGGAGCGGATCGCGGCCGGGCAGCCGCCGCTGATCCTGGGCGACGGCACGCAGACGATGGACTTCGTGGACGTGCGGGACATCGCGCGCGCCAATGTGCTGGCCGCCGAATCCGACCTGACGGACGTGGTGTTCAACATCGCCAGCGGTACGGAGACAAGTTTGCGCGCCCTCGCGGACGCGCTGCTGGAGACGATGGGCGCGAGCGGCCTGGAGCCCGAGCACGGCCCGGCGCGCGCGGTGAACGGCGTGACGCGGCGGCTCGCGGACACCTCGGCGGCGGCCGGGCAGTTGGGCTTCACCGCGCGGATCGGGCTGCGCGAGGGCCTGCGGGACCTGGTGGACTGGTGGCGCGCGGAGCGGGCGGCGGACGCGGCGTCCGGCGCGGACACGGATGCGGACACGGATGCGGGTGCGGGCGCGGACACGGATGCGGGCGCGGGCGCTTCGGTGGAGGCGTCCCGGTGA
- a CDS encoding DUF4082 domain-containing protein, whose protein sequence is MVAALLAAVLPLAVSSGASAADPCGSGSNPIVCENSKPGTPMENWFSPNAYGNVQGFTDQVSYQAGDTLKFKVQSPIPYHVEVYRLGYYGGDGAREISTAAQAAVTYPANFTRDGTPGSPPDNTVVDGDAEGKPLQCKTDSTGLMDCGNWPVTGTWTIPSDAVSGLYIANFDQTDGNGVMPYPFVVRNDASTSDIVVQTDDETWQAYNKWGGRNLYDGDGPAPDGRAYQVSYNRPLSIGGDNGVYGSEYEMLYWLERNGYDVSYISGVDMSEHGATLLPRHKMFMSSGHDEYWTQDQFTNALNARHQGVAQTYFSGNEVSWKTRFAPSIDGTSTPDRTLVTYKETKLEFATPDGIPDPDPNVWTGAFLDPGSAAKGEPFQPQNILTGSLFTVNGYRSDAITVPGSYAHMRLWRNTTVASLQPNQTATFPVGTLGYEWDSDLNTPERPAGAIDLSSTTVDITDGKYRLDYGNTYGNGTATHNLVEFRDQTSGALVFGAGTVQWSWGLSNVPTSDPADQVVTADKRMQQATVNLFADMGIQPKTLQSDLVAATASTDTAGPVVSISSPTLGTTVPALRPVTVTGTATDAAGVVARVEVSTDGGATWNPATGTTAWTYTWTPSQTGTAQVKVRAVDDSVNMGQVVSLPLTVGPQQCPCTVWASTAVPANVDSGDGGSVELGVKIRTTAPGSITGIRFYKSPNNLGTHTGSLWSAGGQRLATGTFTDETASGWQQMNFATPVPVKANTTYIASYYAPKGGYSYDGSYFTAKAAGLAPLTALKSGADGGNGLYHYGSGGGFPDQATGGTNYWVDAVLDTATASTAPPAVTTKSPTSAAVNVPITTPVTATFNEAVDQGTLAMTVKDAAGASVPGTVTMAASNSATFTPSTDLALNTTYTVSVQADDLWGNHMADPVGWTFTTSASPPSVSCPCTLWPTSTVPATTDMANDTNPVELGTRFTSSLDGYITGVTFYKGAGNIGTHTGSLWSASGEQLATGTFQSETQTGWQLLTFAHPVAVTAGTAYVVSYHAPNGHYAVDGGYFAAAHQSYPLSATADTASTPNGLYRYGTGSDVPNATYGSANYWVAPIFSTTPPPEPLDGTTTETTR, encoded by the coding sequence GTGGTGGCGGCGCTGCTGGCGGCCGTGCTGCCGCTGGCCGTCTCCTCCGGCGCCTCGGCCGCCGACCCCTGCGGGAGCGGCTCCAACCCGATCGTGTGCGAGAACTCCAAGCCGGGCACGCCGATGGAGAACTGGTTCTCGCCCAACGCCTACGGCAACGTGCAGGGGTTCACCGACCAGGTGAGTTACCAGGCGGGCGACACCCTGAAGTTCAAGGTGCAGTCGCCGATCCCGTACCACGTGGAGGTCTACCGGCTGGGCTACTACGGCGGCGACGGCGCGCGGGAGATCTCGACGGCGGCGCAGGCCGCGGTGACGTACCCGGCGAACTTCACCCGTGACGGCACGCCGGGCAGCCCGCCGGACAACACGGTGGTCGACGGCGACGCCGAGGGCAAGCCGCTGCAGTGCAAAACCGACAGCACCGGTCTGATGGACTGCGGCAACTGGCCGGTGACCGGCACCTGGACGATCCCCAGCGACGCGGTGTCGGGCCTGTACATCGCCAACTTCGACCAGACCGACGGCAACGGCGTGATGCCCTACCCGTTCGTGGTGCGCAACGACGCCAGCACCTCCGACATCGTGGTGCAGACCGACGACGAGACGTGGCAGGCGTACAACAAGTGGGGCGGCCGCAACCTGTACGACGGCGACGGTCCGGCGCCCGACGGCCGGGCGTACCAGGTCAGCTACAACCGCCCGCTGAGCATCGGCGGCGACAACGGCGTGTACGGCTCGGAGTACGAGATGCTGTACTGGCTGGAGCGCAACGGCTACGACGTCAGCTACATCTCGGGCGTCGACATGTCGGAGCACGGGGCGACGCTGCTGCCGCGGCACAAGATGTTCATGTCCTCGGGGCACGACGAGTACTGGACGCAGGACCAGTTCACCAACGCCCTCAACGCCCGCCACCAGGGCGTCGCGCAGACCTACTTCAGCGGCAACGAGGTCTCCTGGAAGACGCGGTTCGCCCCCAGCATCGACGGCACGTCCACGCCCGACCGGACGCTGGTGACCTACAAGGAGACCAAGCTGGAGTTCGCGACGCCCGACGGCATCCCGGACCCGGACCCCAATGTGTGGACCGGCGCCTTCCTGGACCCGGGCAGCGCCGCCAAGGGCGAGCCGTTCCAGCCGCAGAACATCCTCACCGGCTCGCTGTTCACCGTGAACGGCTACCGCAGCGACGCGATCACGGTGCCCGGTTCCTACGCGCACATGCGGCTGTGGCGCAACACCACGGTGGCGAGCCTGCAGCCCAACCAGACGGCGACGTTCCCGGTCGGCACCCTGGGCTACGAGTGGGACAGCGACCTCAACACACCCGAGCGGCCGGCCGGGGCGATCGATCTGTCCTCGACGACGGTCGACATCACCGACGGCAAGTACCGCCTGGACTACGGCAACACGTACGGCAACGGCACCGCGACGCACAACCTGGTGGAGTTCCGCGACCAGACCTCGGGCGCCCTGGTGTTCGGCGCCGGGACGGTGCAGTGGTCGTGGGGCCTGTCCAACGTGCCGACCAGCGACCCGGCCGACCAGGTCGTCACCGCCGACAAGCGGATGCAGCAGGCGACGGTGAACCTCTTCGCCGACATGGGCATCCAGCCCAAGACGCTGCAGAGCGACCTGGTCGCGGCGACCGCTTCGACGGACACCGCGGGACCGGTGGTGTCGATCAGCAGCCCGACGCTCGGCACCACCGTTCCGGCGCTGCGCCCGGTCACGGTGACGGGCACCGCCACCGACGCGGCCGGCGTGGTGGCCCGGGTGGAGGTCTCCACCGACGGCGGCGCCACCTGGAACCCGGCGACCGGCACCACCGCGTGGACGTACACGTGGACGCCGTCGCAGACCGGCACCGCGCAGGTGAAGGTGCGGGCGGTGGACGACAGCGTCAACATGGGCCAGGTGGTGTCCCTGCCGCTGACGGTGGGCCCGCAGCAGTGCCCGTGCACGGTGTGGGCGAGCACCGCGGTCCCGGCCAACGTGGACAGCGGCGACGGCGGTTCGGTGGAGCTGGGCGTCAAGATCCGCACCACGGCGCCGGGTTCGATCACCGGCATCCGCTTCTACAAGTCGCCCAACAACCTGGGCACGCACACCGGCAGCCTGTGGTCGGCCGGCGGCCAGCGGCTGGCGACCGGCACGTTCACCGACGAGACCGCGTCCGGCTGGCAGCAGATGAACTTCGCCACCCCGGTGCCGGTCAAGGCCAACACCACGTACATCGCCTCCTACTACGCGCCGAAGGGCGGCTACTCCTACGACGGGAGCTACTTCACCGCCAAGGCGGCGGGCCTCGCGCCGCTGACCGCGCTGAAGTCCGGCGCCGACGGCGGCAACGGCCTGTACCACTACGGCTCCGGCGGCGGCTTCCCCGACCAGGCGACGGGCGGCACCAACTACTGGGTGGACGCGGTGCTGGACACCGCGACGGCCAGTACCGCGCCGCCCGCGGTGACCACCAAGTCGCCGACGTCGGCCGCGGTCAACGTGCCGATCACCACTCCGGTCACCGCGACGTTCAACGAGGCGGTGGACCAGGGCACGCTGGCCATGACGGTGAAGGACGCGGCCGGCGCGAGCGTGCCGGGCACGGTGACCATGGCTGCCTCGAACAGCGCGACCTTCACCCCGTCCACCGACCTGGCGCTGAACACGACGTACACCGTCTCGGTGCAGGCGGACGACCTGTGGGGCAACCACATGGCGGACCCGGTCGGCTGGACGTTCACCACCAGCGCCAGCCCGCCGTCGGTGAGCTGCCCGTGCACGCTGTGGCCGACGAGCACGGTGCCGGCGACCACCGACATGGCCAACGACACCAACCCGGTGGAACTGGGCACCCGGTTCACCTCGTCGCTGGACGGCTACATCACCGGCGTCACCTTCTACAAGGGGGCCGGTAACATCGGGACGCACACCGGCAGCCTGTGGTCGGCGAGCGGTGAGCAACTGGCCACCGGGACCTTCCAGAGCGAGACGCAGACCGGGTGGCAGCTGCTGACCTTCGCCCACCCGGTGGCGGTCACCGCGGGCACCGCGTACGTGGTCTCCTACCACGCGCCCAACGGCCACTACGCGGTGGACGGCGGCTACTTCGCCGCCGCGCACCAGTCGTACCCGCTGAGCGCGACGGCCGACACCGCGTCGACGCCCAACGGCCTGTACCGCTACGGCACCGGCTCGGACGTCCCGAACGCGACCTACGGGTCGGC
- a CDS encoding Gfo/Idh/MocA family protein has product MAAAAQGAGAGAAAPSAGAGGPRGTAGTGDGADEGADIAGTGAGPGTATTAGGGAAAGGEGPPLGVAVVGAGYWGPNLVRNFQSSPRFRLRWLCDLDVDRARRVLGGYSTVQATADYAAVLADPAVDAVAVATPAGTHLEVALAAVRAGKHVLVEKPLAATYADGARLVAEAADRGLTLMCDHTYCYTPAVSSIRDMVRSGELGEIHFVDSVRINLGLVQRDIDVMWDLAPHDLSILDFILPESVEPVAVAAHGADPIGAGRACVAYLTLQLNTGAIAHVHVNWLSPTKVRTTMVGGAKRTLVWDDMNPAQRLAVFDRGVDLAAPEEIGPNERREMLVSYRSGDMVAPALKEKEALRAMVDEFAASIAEGLLLLTDGRAGLRVLDILEAASRSLEFRGAVVGLRAGH; this is encoded by the coding sequence ATGGCTGCTGCAGCGCAGGGCGCGGGGGCGGGCGCCGCCGCGCCGTCGGCCGGAGCCGGGGGCCCGCGGGGCACGGCCGGGACCGGCGACGGCGCGGACGAGGGCGCGGACATAGCGGGCACGGGCGCCGGGCCCGGGACCGCGACCACCGCGGGAGGCGGGGCCGCCGCGGGCGGCGAGGGCCCGCCGCTGGGCGTGGCGGTCGTCGGGGCGGGCTACTGGGGGCCCAACCTGGTGCGCAACTTCCAGTCCAGCCCGCGCTTCCGCTTGCGCTGGCTGTGCGATCTGGACGTGGACCGGGCGCGCCGGGTGCTCGGCGGCTACTCCACCGTGCAGGCCACGGCGGACTACGCCGCGGTGCTCGCCGACCCCGCGGTGGACGCGGTGGCGGTGGCGACGCCGGCCGGCACCCACCTGGAGGTGGCGCTGGCCGCGGTCAGGGCGGGCAAGCACGTGCTGGTGGAGAAGCCGCTCGCGGCGACGTACGCGGACGGCGCGCGGCTGGTGGCGGAGGCCGCGGACCGCGGGCTGACGCTGATGTGCGACCACACCTACTGCTACACGCCGGCGGTCTCCAGCATCCGGGACATGGTGCGCTCGGGCGAGCTGGGCGAGATCCACTTCGTGGACTCGGTGCGGATCAACCTCGGCCTGGTGCAGCGGGACATCGACGTGATGTGGGACCTGGCCCCGCACGACCTGTCGATCCTGGACTTCATCCTGCCCGAGAGCGTGGAGCCGGTCGCGGTGGCCGCGCACGGCGCGGACCCGATCGGCGCGGGGCGGGCGTGCGTGGCCTATCTGACGCTCCAGCTGAACACCGGCGCGATCGCGCACGTGCACGTGAACTGGCTGTCGCCGACCAAGGTCCGCACCACCATGGTGGGCGGCGCCAAGCGCACCCTGGTCTGGGACGACATGAACCCCGCGCAGCGCCTGGCGGTCTTCGACCGCGGTGTGGACCTGGCGGCGCCGGAGGAGATCGGGCCGAACGAGCGGCGGGAGATGCTCGTGTCGTACCGCTCGGGCGACATGGTCGCGCCGGCGCTGAAGGAGAAGGAGGCGCTGCGGGCGATGGTCGACGAGTTCGCCGCGTCGATCGCCGAGGGCCTGCTGCTGCTGACCGACGGGCGGGCCGGGCTGCGGGTGCTGGACATCCTCGAAGCGGCGTCGCGGAGCCTGGAGTTCCGCGGCGCGGTGGTGGGCCTGCGGGCCGGGCACTGA
- a CDS encoding NeuD/PglB/VioB family sugar acetyltransferase — MSAGWPRELLIVGAGGFARETAQAVRALAVADREAGRPVRLRLLGHLDDDPALHGVDVDGVPVLGGSGLVHQRPGTLVVVCVGSPRDRAARARLVRRLALPAGRYATVVHPAASVAESCAVGPGSVLLAHCALTAAVRLGAHVAVMPHTVLTHDDEVGDFATLASGVRLGGGVRVGTGAYVGAGALVREHAVVGDWSLVGMGAVVLGDVPPGEVWAGSPARRLREAAAPAEPGGPPSAGAGAAPAAGRTGGESGRGPGTGMGSPVI, encoded by the coding sequence GTGAGCGCCGGCTGGCCGCGGGAGCTGCTGATCGTCGGCGCCGGGGGCTTCGCCCGGGAGACGGCGCAGGCGGTGCGGGCGCTGGCCGTCGCCGACCGGGAGGCGGGCCGCCCGGTGCGGCTGCGGCTGCTGGGGCACCTGGACGACGATCCGGCGCTGCACGGCGTCGACGTGGACGGGGTCCCGGTGCTCGGCGGCAGCGGACTGGTGCACCAGCGGCCGGGGACGCTGGTCGTGGTGTGCGTGGGCAGTCCGCGCGACCGGGCGGCGCGGGCCCGGCTGGTGCGCCGTCTGGCGCTGCCGGCCGGGCGGTACGCGACGGTGGTGCACCCCGCCGCGTCGGTCGCCGAGTCCTGCGCGGTCGGCCCCGGGTCGGTGCTGCTGGCGCACTGCGCGCTGACCGCGGCGGTGCGGCTGGGCGCGCATGTCGCGGTGATGCCGCACACCGTGCTCACGCACGACGACGAGGTGGGCGACTTCGCCACGCTGGCGTCCGGGGTGCGGCTGGGCGGCGGGGTGCGGGTGGGGACGGGGGCGTACGTGGGAGCCGGGGCGCTGGTGCGTGAGCACGCGGTGGTCGGCGACTGGTCGCTGGTCGGCATGGGCGCCGTGGTGCTCGGCGACGTGCCGCCCGGCGAGGTGTGGGCGGGTTCGCCCGCCCGCAGGCTGCGGGAGGCGGCGGCGCCGGCCGAGCCGGGCGGCCCGCCGTCGGCGGGCGCGGGCGCGGCGCCGGCTGCGGGCAGGACGGGCGGGGAGTCCGGCCGGGGGCCGGGGACAGGGATGGGGAGTCCAGTCATATGA
- a CDS encoding DegT/DnrJ/EryC1/StrS family aminotransferase yields the protein MTGVAVPAGAAAPGQAPEQVSERTSEQKPQQTSEQTPGQASDPERIPVMKPWLGEEEARAAADAVLSGWVAQGPRVAEFERAFAARVGAAHGIAVSSCTAALHLALVALEVGPGDEVVVPSLSFIATANAVRYVGARPVFADVEQATGNVTPRTVDAVRTPATKAVIAVHQGGVPADVAALRARCAEWGVALVEDAACAIGSTAGGAPVGRGALLAAWSFHPRKVVTTGEGGMLTTDDAGWARRLRRLREHGMNASAAQRHASSTPVLESYLENGFNYRMTDVQAAVGLVQLGKLDVMVARRRELAARYQRLLADVPGLSPVRDPAHGTTNFQSYWVLPDEDFPVGRDALLAALAAAGVSARRGIMAAHLEPAYAGHPHGPLPVTERISRDSLILPLFHTMTPAQQDRVVAVLREQAER from the coding sequence GTGACCGGCGTCGCGGTCCCGGCCGGCGCGGCGGCGCCCGGGCAGGCGCCTGAGCAGGTCTCGGAGCGGACGTCGGAGCAGAAGCCGCAGCAGACGTCGGAGCAGACGCCCGGCCAGGCGTCGGACCCCGAGCGGATCCCGGTGATGAAGCCGTGGCTCGGCGAGGAGGAGGCGCGGGCCGCGGCCGACGCCGTGCTGTCCGGCTGGGTCGCGCAGGGCCCGCGGGTGGCGGAGTTCGAGCGGGCCTTCGCCGCGCGGGTGGGCGCGGCCCACGGCATCGCGGTCAGCTCCTGCACGGCGGCGCTGCACCTGGCGCTGGTGGCACTGGAGGTCGGGCCGGGCGACGAGGTGGTGGTGCCGTCGCTGTCGTTCATCGCGACGGCCAACGCGGTGCGCTACGTCGGCGCGCGGCCGGTCTTCGCGGACGTCGAGCAGGCGACCGGGAACGTGACGCCGCGGACCGTGGACGCGGTGCGCACCCCCGCCACCAAGGCGGTGATCGCGGTGCACCAGGGCGGCGTGCCCGCCGACGTGGCGGCACTGCGGGCGCGCTGCGCCGAGTGGGGCGTGGCGCTGGTGGAGGACGCGGCGTGCGCGATCGGCTCGACGGCGGGCGGAGCGCCGGTGGGCCGTGGGGCGCTGCTGGCGGCGTGGTCGTTCCATCCGCGCAAGGTGGTGACCACCGGCGAGGGCGGCATGCTGACCACGGACGACGCCGGGTGGGCGCGGCGGCTGCGGCGGCTGCGCGAGCACGGCATGAACGCCTCGGCGGCGCAGCGCCACGCCAGCAGCACCCCGGTGCTGGAGAGCTATCTGGAGAACGGCTTCAACTACCGGATGACCGACGTCCAGGCGGCGGTCGGCCTGGTGCAGCTGGGCAAGCTGGACGTGATGGTGGCGCGGCGGCGGGAGCTGGCGGCCCGTTACCAGCGGCTGCTCGCCGACGTGCCGGGACTGTCGCCGGTGCGCGATCCGGCGCACGGCACGACCAACTTCCAGTCGTACTGGGTGCTGCCCGACGAGGACTTCCCCGTCGGGCGCGACGCCCTGCTGGCGGCGCTGGCCGCGGCGGGGGTGTCGGCGCGGCGCGGCATCATGGCCGCGCACCTGGAGCCGGCCTACGCCGGGCATCCGCACGGGCCGCTGCCGGTGACCGAGCGGATCAGCCGGGACTCGCTGATCCTGCCGCTCTTCCACACCATGACGCCGGCGCAGCAGGACCGGGTGGTCGCGGTGCTGCGGGAACAGGCCGAGCGGTGA
- a CDS encoding glycosyltransferase, whose amino-acid sequence MTSIVIPAHNEERVIGRLLDALTAAGPPADGPGALDVVVVCNGCTDATARAAARPGVTVVEIPVPSKHAALRAGDRHARGFPRVYVDADVEIDASGIRLLAEAVAPAGGVLAAAPARRLPTAGCVWRVRAYYRVWQLLPAVREGLFGRGVIALSEDGHARIADLPPLMADDLAVSLAFAPHERAVVPGAVATVHPPRTWADLIRRRVRATTSTHQLEQHQRADAEGAEPAAGRASTDAAGGGTSGGPAGVPAGVPAGGTASGTARKPPSARTSTADLRTLLLGRPWLLPHMTVFLAAAVVARRKARAAVRAGDYGTWLRDESSRTG is encoded by the coding sequence GTGACGAGCATCGTGATCCCCGCGCACAACGAGGAGCGGGTCATCGGCCGCCTGCTGGACGCCCTCACCGCCGCCGGGCCGCCCGCGGACGGGCCCGGAGCGCTCGACGTCGTCGTGGTGTGCAACGGCTGCACCGACGCGACCGCGCGGGCCGCGGCCCGGCCGGGCGTCACCGTCGTGGAGATCCCGGTCCCGTCCAAGCACGCGGCGCTGCGCGCGGGGGACCGGCACGCCAGGGGATTCCCCCGGGTGTACGTGGACGCGGACGTCGAGATCGACGCAAGCGGAATACGCCTCCTGGCGGAGGCGGTGGCTCCGGCCGGCGGCGTACTCGCCGCGGCCCCGGCCCGCCGGCTGCCGACGGCCGGCTGCGTCTGGCGGGTGCGCGCCTACTACCGGGTGTGGCAGCTGCTCCCGGCGGTGCGCGAGGGGCTGTTCGGGCGCGGGGTGATCGCCCTGTCCGAAGACGGCCACGCCAGGATCGCCGATCTGCCGCCGCTGATGGCCGACGACCTCGCCGTCTCCCTGGCCTTCGCGCCGCACGAACGGGCCGTCGTGCCCGGGGCGGTCGCGACCGTCCACCCGCCGCGCACCTGGGCCGACCTGATCCGCCGCCGGGTGCGGGCGACCACCTCCACGCACCAGCTGGAGCAGCACCAGCGGGCCGACGCCGAAGGCGCGGAACCCGCCGCCGGGCGCGCGTCGACCGACGCGGCGGGCGGCGGCACGTCAGGCGGGCCGGCAGGGGTTCCGGCAGGGGTCCCGGCAGGCGGTACGGCAAGCGGAACCGCGCGAAAGCCGCCGTCCGCCCGTACGTCCACAGCCGACCTGCGTACCCTGCTGCTCGGGCGGCCCTGGCTGCTGCCCCACATGACGGTCTTCCTGGCCGCCGCGGTCGTCGCCCGCCGCAAGGCGCGCGCGGCGGTGCGGGCGGGGGACTACGGGACCTGGCTGCGCGACGAGAGCAGCCGGACCGGCTGA
- a CDS encoding DegT/DnrJ/EryC1/StrS family aminotransferase, producing MNQIPLVDLKAAHAEVADEVRAGFERVMAATAFVGGEEVGAFEREYAAFGRVAHCVGVANGTDALELALRASGVAAGDEVVLPANTFIATAGAVARMGARPVLVDCAPDSYLMDGAAALDAVGPRTRAVVPVHLYGQCADVAALAAGLPERVRIVEDAAQSQGASRAGRTPGSGQIAATSFYPGKNLGAYGDAGAVLTDDAERARAVRAIANHGGTAKYRHDVPGFNSRLDGLQAVVLRAKLARLADGNRARRSAAARYDALLAELAAAGRVVRPVTVPGNAHVWHLYVVQVLGADRDDVVGKLNAEGIGAGVHYPAPVHLTPAFAGLGHGRGAFPHAELAAGRMLSLPLFPQITEEQQRRVVQTLAAALR from the coding sequence ATGAACCAGATCCCACTGGTCGATCTGAAGGCGGCGCACGCCGAGGTCGCGGACGAGGTCAGGGCCGGCTTCGAGCGGGTGATGGCCGCCACCGCGTTCGTCGGCGGCGAGGAGGTCGGCGCCTTCGAGCGGGAGTACGCCGCGTTCGGCAGGGTCGCGCACTGCGTGGGCGTCGCCAACGGCACGGACGCCCTCGAACTGGCGCTGCGCGCGAGCGGGGTCGCGGCCGGCGACGAGGTGGTGCTGCCGGCGAACACGTTCATCGCGACCGCGGGCGCGGTGGCGAGGATGGGCGCGCGGCCGGTGCTGGTGGACTGCGCGCCGGACTCCTACCTGATGGACGGGGCGGCGGCGCTCGACGCGGTGGGGCCGCGCACCCGCGCGGTCGTCCCGGTGCACCTGTACGGCCAGTGCGCGGACGTGGCGGCGCTGGCGGCCGGGCTGCCGGAGCGGGTGCGGATCGTGGAAGACGCGGCGCAGAGCCAGGGCGCGAGCCGCGCCGGGCGCACGCCGGGCTCCGGCCAGATCGCGGCGACCAGCTTCTACCCGGGCAAGAACCTGGGCGCGTACGGCGACGCGGGGGCGGTGCTCACCGACGACGCCGAGCGGGCGCGGGCGGTCAGGGCGATCGCCAACCACGGCGGCACCGCCAAGTACCGGCACGACGTGCCGGGGTTCAACAGCCGTCTGGACGGGCTGCAGGCGGTGGTGCTGCGGGCCAAGCTGGCCCGGCTGGCCGACGGCAACCGGGCCAGGCGGTCGGCGGCGGCCCGCTACGACGCGCTGCTGGCCGAACTGGCCGCGGCGGGCCGGGTGGTGCGTCCGGTGACCGTGCCGGGCAACGCCCATGTGTGGCACCTGTACGTGGTGCAGGTGCTCGGCGCCGACCGCGACGACGTGGTCGGCAAACTCAACGCCGAGGGGATCGGGGCGGGCGTGCACTACCCGGCGCCGGTCCATCTGACCCCGGCCTTCGCCGGCCTCGGCCACGGCCGGGGCGCCTTCCCGCACGCCGAACTCGCGGCGGGGCGGATGCTGTCGCTCCCGCTCTTCCCGCAGATCACCGAAGAACAGCAGCGGCGCGTGGTGCAGACCCTCGCCGCCGCCCTGCGCTGA